A window of Tautonia plasticadhaerens contains these coding sequences:
- a CDS encoding caspase family protein yields MLGFRRSHAVVVGIDEYQSGIPPLRTAVNDARKVAEVLETQFGYTVQLLNDDATLGRLRTLFEEALPLEVEADDRLLVYFAGHGIAWDGDDGPAGYLVPQDARREDRSSFLPMTELNAWLERLPCRHLLLVLDCCFAGAFRWSSTRDLGAPPEVIHRERFDRYICDPAWQVLTSAAYDQKALDILSGETIGVRGGDPDQVGHSPFAAAFLRGLEGEADVVRRVETGRPVGDGVITATELYLYLRDCVEVGAEGDGHRQTPGLWPLKRHDKGEFIHLVPGHELDLPPAPELDEKNNPYRGLRSYDEVHAPLFFGRSRFVEVLARRVVAQPMTVVLGVSGTGKSSVVKAGLLPHLRATHPGGWYILHPIRPGKSPLSALASLEIPGPTDAGLATHLAAIRTDPRALATQVGALVEREPDRRLVLVVDQFEELITLCWDAGEREQFLAQLAGALAAHPDRLRVVLTLRSDYEPQFSESPLKESWIASRVVVPAMTLDEYREAIEGPASLRVLYFRGKTSSQGFVDRLIGDVANTPGALPLLSFTLSELYLRYLDRRGDDRSLTEDDYEALGGVGGSLRNRAEQVYDDLPDDAHRASLRRVMLRMTSVEGGEIARRRVPDEELEFDVPAENRRVAEVLRRLTKARLIVGGTDADGRPYLEPSHDELIRGWDKLLRWTRDEIQSLQLRRGLTLAAEAWGRQAGGLWLRDPRLAVLRREKRRSASWLNRAETRFVRRSLLVRNGILAGAAVAILFAFSAVSIAALVASRRLEQARQALAAGYLRGLGHSTGPVEDVELKVLQDLDRETDARVRFLFFQGALAAPGPASQLANRADLAVHAAVRFDDQLRADVHGLVCGVLEEKSRPGSRDDLPVRLACVVVGRHLGSARLTGGERFAASAAGAVLDAAVAGAWDPKRAAEELVRLSPDLAAPAARDAAARVVGVMDGSEAYVLATWCRALAALTGRLTEEEADSLAVDAARRLVREIPGSDYHRLQFLPEAFAALAERLGPEPSRRLARQIVEAGRQGPGPPTDPHQKLGLLRSIAALAPRLDDEAAGLAATLAIARLPAADSFELSFLDEPLGALAPRLSSRSLDRLAGATAEAAKAMEPGSSFDTDRFRRLCGLVEALGPWLSRGGAEHVADELLATLPRVDLSTIRHACLAVAAIAPRLDARRAEEASETALRRTVALYQPNSYPHADLTRVAMALGPHLGPSGLRCISEAIAEWITRSGLDSLSVLAETIAPLEPHLEEASAELLATSIGARCMELLVQTNESEFRSVRTLWNSLAPRLPPRLAGELAEVIGHRLAEHLPTAPSHQCADMVKAFVAVKPRLAPPLQARLMEMAEAKLRRAAEEGGASMLNLEELAHALASDLPPTTAASVARLLIERLSRLGELGFASECEALAVLAPHLGHDESASTAHRLMILALRANPKQVDPIYIAYTSLVKGLKPEQLVEMLKSIACSSRFQKPILAALGAKFLRTRPFEDSWALSHWARSHPHAMGHRRWLAEQLGVSVGEALFPHLAWMASGIALWVAYWMLLISWPRLWEVLHRGGWIPAAVLGGGTATLWGLVAPEPWLSLSGHSLPGILEKFVLVGLLIVLALVCGLVQDRTGWAPQEDPLGSLDDNDH; encoded by the coding sequence ATGCTAGGGTTCCGGCGGAGCCATGCCGTCGTCGTCGGGATCGATGAGTACCAGAGCGGCATCCCCCCGCTCCGCACGGCGGTCAACGACGCCCGGAAGGTCGCCGAGGTCCTCGAAACGCAGTTCGGATATACCGTCCAGCTGCTCAACGACGACGCCACGCTGGGGCGCCTCCGAACTCTCTTCGAAGAGGCCTTGCCGCTTGAGGTCGAGGCCGACGACCGGCTGCTGGTCTACTTCGCCGGCCACGGCATCGCGTGGGACGGCGACGACGGCCCGGCCGGCTACCTAGTCCCCCAGGACGCCCGGCGCGAGGACCGGAGCAGCTTCCTGCCGATGACCGAGCTGAACGCCTGGCTGGAGCGTCTGCCCTGCCGCCACCTGCTCCTGGTATTGGACTGCTGCTTCGCCGGGGCGTTCCGCTGGTCCAGCACTCGCGACCTGGGAGCACCGCCCGAGGTAATCCACCGCGAGCGGTTCGACCGCTACATCTGCGACCCGGCCTGGCAGGTCCTCACCTCGGCCGCCTACGACCAGAAGGCGCTCGACATCCTCTCCGGGGAGACGATCGGCGTGCGCGGCGGCGACCCCGACCAGGTAGGGCACTCACCGTTCGCCGCGGCCTTCCTGCGCGGCTTGGAGGGCGAGGCCGATGTCGTCCGTCGCGTCGAAACGGGCCGGCCCGTCGGCGATGGGGTCATCACGGCGACCGAACTCTACCTCTACCTGCGCGACTGCGTCGAGGTGGGGGCGGAGGGCGACGGCCATCGCCAGACCCCGGGCCTCTGGCCACTGAAGCGGCACGACAAGGGCGAATTCATCCACCTCGTGCCCGGGCACGAACTGGACCTGCCCCCGGCGCCGGAGCTGGATGAGAAGAACAACCCGTACCGCGGCCTCCGGTCGTACGACGAGGTGCACGCTCCGCTGTTCTTCGGCCGGTCGCGCTTCGTGGAGGTCCTCGCCCGGCGTGTCGTCGCCCAGCCCATGACGGTGGTGCTGGGCGTCTCGGGCACGGGCAAGTCGAGCGTCGTCAAGGCCGGGCTGTTGCCGCACCTGCGGGCGACTCACCCGGGAGGCTGGTACATCCTCCACCCAATTCGTCCCGGCAAGTCCCCGCTCTCAGCCCTGGCCAGCCTGGAGATCCCCGGCCCGACTGATGCCGGGCTCGCGACACACCTCGCCGCGATCCGGACCGATCCCCGCGCCCTGGCGACGCAGGTCGGGGCCCTGGTCGAACGGGAGCCGGATCGCCGGCTGGTGCTGGTCGTCGACCAATTCGAGGAGTTGATCACCCTCTGCTGGGACGCCGGAGAACGCGAGCAGTTCCTCGCCCAGTTGGCCGGCGCGCTGGCGGCCCACCCCGATCGGCTACGGGTCGTGCTGACGCTCCGCTCCGATTATGAGCCCCAGTTCTCGGAGTCGCCCCTGAAGGAGTCGTGGATCGCCTCGCGGGTGGTGGTGCCGGCGATGACGCTCGATGAGTATCGCGAGGCGATCGAGGGCCCGGCGTCCCTCCGGGTGCTCTACTTCCGGGGCAAGACGAGTTCGCAGGGATTTGTCGACCGCCTGATCGGCGACGTGGCCAACACCCCCGGCGCGTTGCCCCTGCTCTCCTTCACCCTGAGCGAGCTCTATCTCCGGTATCTGGATCGTCGCGGCGACGACCGTTCGCTCACCGAGGACGACTACGAGGCCTTGGGCGGCGTCGGCGGCTCGCTCCGCAACCGCGCGGAGCAGGTCTATGACGACCTCCCCGACGACGCCCACCGCGCCTCGCTCCGGCGCGTCATGCTGCGCATGACATCGGTCGAAGGGGGCGAGATCGCGCGGCGGCGGGTGCCCGACGAGGAGCTCGAGTTCGACGTCCCGGCCGAGAACCGCCGCGTCGCCGAGGTGCTGCGCCGCCTGACCAAGGCCCGCCTCATCGTCGGTGGGACGGACGCTGACGGTCGGCCTTACCTGGAGCCGTCCCACGACGAGCTGATCCGCGGCTGGGACAAGCTCCTCCGGTGGACCCGCGACGAGATCCAGAGCCTCCAGCTCCGGCGCGGCCTGACCCTTGCGGCGGAGGCATGGGGCCGGCAGGCGGGCGGCCTGTGGCTTCGCGACCCGCGCCTCGCTGTGCTCCGCAGGGAGAAGAGGCGTTCGGCCAGTTGGCTGAACCGGGCTGAGACGCGGTTCGTCCGCCGCAGCCTGCTGGTCCGAAACGGCATCCTGGCCGGTGCGGCCGTGGCGATCCTGTTCGCGTTCTCCGCGGTCTCGATCGCGGCCCTGGTCGCGTCGCGGAGGCTGGAGCAGGCCCGGCAGGCCCTCGCGGCCGGATACCTGCGGGGGCTGGGGCACTCAACAGGGCCGGTCGAGGACGTGGAGTTGAAGGTCCTCCAGGACCTGGACCGCGAGACCGACGCGCGGGTCCGGTTCCTGTTCTTCCAGGGAGCTCTCGCCGCGCCAGGCCCGGCGAGCCAGCTCGCCAACCGGGCCGACCTCGCGGTTCACGCCGCGGTCCGGTTCGACGACCAGCTCCGGGCCGACGTACATGGGCTCGTCTGCGGCGTGCTCGAGGAGAAGAGCCGCCCAGGTTCCCGGGACGACCTGCCGGTGCGGCTCGCGTGCGTCGTCGTCGGGCGTCATCTCGGCTCCGCCCGGCTGACGGGCGGGGAGCGTTTCGCCGCCTCCGCCGCGGGTGCAGTGCTGGACGCGGCGGTCGCCGGGGCATGGGACCCGAAGCGGGCGGCCGAGGAGCTCGTGAGGCTCTCTCCCGACCTCGCCGCCCCTGCGGCACGCGACGCGGCGGCCCGAGTCGTCGGGGTGATGGACGGGTCGGAGGCCTACGTCCTCGCGACCTGGTGCCGGGCGCTGGCCGCGCTGACGGGGCGCCTGACGGAGGAAGAGGCCGACTCGCTCGCGGTGGACGCGGCCCGGAGGCTCGTCCGCGAAATCCCCGGTTCTGACTATCACCGGTTGCAATTCCTCCCCGAAGCCTTCGCCGCACTGGCCGAACGGCTGGGTCCGGAACCGTCCCGGCGCCTGGCCCGCCAGATCGTCGAGGCCGGGCGGCAAGGGCCCGGCCCCCCGACGGACCCTCACCAGAAACTCGGACTGCTCCGCTCGATCGCTGCCCTGGCGCCGCGGCTGGACGACGAGGCGGCCGGCCTGGCCGCCACGCTGGCCATCGCGCGGCTCCCGGCCGCCGACTCCTTCGAGTTGAGTTTCCTCGACGAACCGCTCGGGGCCCTGGCGCCCCGGCTGTCGTCGCGGTCGCTCGACCGACTCGCCGGGGCCACAGCCGAGGCCGCCAAGGCGATGGAACCCGGTTCGTCGTTCGACACCGACCGCTTCCGCCGCCTCTGCGGGCTCGTCGAGGCGTTGGGCCCGTGGCTCAGCCGTGGTGGGGCGGAACACGTCGCCGACGAGTTGCTCGCGACGCTGCCTCGCGTCGATCTGTCCACGATCCGCCACGCGTGCCTCGCGGTCGCGGCCATCGCCCCCCGACTGGATGCGAGGCGAGCCGAGGAAGCCTCGGAGACCGCCCTCCGGCGTACGGTCGCCCTCTACCAACCCAACTCGTACCCCCATGCTGACTTGACCCGTGTGGCCATGGCCCTGGGCCCTCATCTCGGGCCTTCCGGGCTCCGCTGCATCTCTGAGGCGATCGCCGAGTGGATCACCAGGTCCGGGCTCGACTCGCTCTCGGTGCTCGCGGAGACGATCGCCCCGCTCGAACCTCACCTTGAGGAGGCCTCCGCGGAGCTATTGGCGACGTCCATCGGGGCGCGATGCATGGAGCTGCTCGTTCAGACGAACGAATCCGAGTTCCGGTCGGTTCGCACCCTCTGGAACTCGCTGGCGCCGCGCCTACCTCCCCGATTGGCCGGTGAACTGGCGGAAGTCATCGGACATCGCCTCGCCGAACATCTCCCCACGGCCCCTTCCCACCAATGCGCGGACATGGTCAAGGCGTTCGTCGCGGTGAAGCCGCGCTTGGCCCCGCCGCTCCAGGCTCGCTTGATGGAGATGGCCGAGGCCAAGCTGCGGCGAGCGGCGGAGGAAGGCGGCGCATCCATGCTGAACCTCGAAGAGTTGGCGCATGCTCTGGCTTCGGATCTGCCTCCGACCACCGCGGCATCCGTGGCGCGACTCCTGATTGAACGACTGTCACGCCTCGGCGAACTTGGTTTCGCATCTGAGTGCGAAGCCCTAGCCGTTCTCGCTCCACACCTCGGCCATGATGAGTCAGCGTCGACCGCCCATCGACTGATGATCCTCGCCCTTCGGGCAAATCCCAAGCAGGTCGATCCTATCTATATCGCATACACGTCGCTAGTTAAGGGACTAAAGCCCGAACAGCTCGTGGAGATGCTAAAATCCATTGCTTGTTCCAGCCGCTTTCAGAAACCGATCCTGGCAGCCTTGGGCGCCAAGTTCCTCCGGACGCGACCGTTCGAAGATTCCTGGGCGCTGTCGCACTGGGCAAGATCGCACCCTCACGCCATGGGCCATCGGCGGTGGTTGGCCGAACAGCTCGGGGTGTCGGTGGGCGAGGCATTGTTCCCGCACCTGGCGTGGATGGCCTCGGGTATCGCCTTGTGGGTCGCCTACTGGATGCTCCTCATCTCCTGGCCGCGGTTGTGGGAAGTACTTCATCGGGGAGGATGGATACCGGCAGCGGTGCTCGGCGGTGGTACCGCAACGCTCTGGGGGTTGGTGGCCCCGGAACCGTGGCTGAGCCTGTCGGGACACAGCCTACCGGGCATCCTGGAAAAGTTTGTCTTGGTGGGACTGCTCATAGTCCTGGCTCTTGTTTGCGGGCTAGTCCAGGACAGGACCGGCTGGGCGCCTCAGGAAGATCCTTTGGGGAGCCTCGACGATAACGACCACTGA
- a CDS encoding ISAs1 family transposase — MPQHDLALTRYFVDLPDPRVDRTKKHALGDILVIALCATIAGADSCEEVERFGRAKHAWLKTFLALPNGIPSHDTFYRVFARFDPKRFAGAVARWMEAVCEVTGLRHVAIDGKAVRAAPGETFSGCLHLVSAWATENRLVLGQEPVADGSHEIAAIPELLKVLALKGALVTIDAAGCQKEIAGQVRDGGGDYLLAVKGNQPTLHEAVRAVFRRACEADFAGVRCDGHEQAEDGHGRHEGPDTVVVYDPAGLPPGWPDVAAVVLVGRERSLKGFDTSTAHFYITSLRGTAAELGRLVRRHWAVEDELHWMLDVAFGEDSNRTAAGHAGANLGLVRRVAASLLQQDPDRGSIKAKRLSAALDESYLMRVLRGFPAN; from the coding sequence ATGCCGCAGCATGACCTGGCCCTCACCCGGTATTTCGTCGATCTGCCGGACCCTCGGGTCGATCGCACCAAGAAGCACGCCCTCGGCGACATCCTCGTCATCGCCCTGTGCGCCACCATCGCCGGGGCCGACTCGTGTGAGGAGGTCGAGCGGTTCGGGCGGGCCAAGCACGCCTGGCTGAAGACGTTCCTGGCCCTGCCCAACGGCATCCCCTCGCACGATACCTTCTATCGGGTCTTCGCACGGTTCGACCCGAAGAGGTTCGCCGGGGCCGTCGCCCGGTGGATGGAGGCGGTGTGCGAGGTCACCGGGCTGCGGCACGTCGCCATCGACGGCAAGGCGGTGCGGGCCGCCCCCGGCGAGACCTTCAGCGGGTGCCTGCACCTGGTCAGCGCCTGGGCGACCGAGAACCGCCTGGTCCTGGGGCAGGAGCCGGTGGCCGACGGGTCGCACGAGATCGCCGCCATCCCCGAACTCCTGAAGGTGCTGGCCCTGAAGGGGGCGCTGGTGACGATCGACGCCGCCGGGTGCCAGAAGGAGATCGCCGGGCAGGTGCGGGACGGCGGCGGGGATTACCTGCTGGCCGTGAAGGGGAATCAGCCGACGCTGCACGAGGCGGTCCGGGCGGTGTTCCGGCGGGCTTGCGAGGCGGACTTCGCCGGGGTGCGTTGCGACGGCCACGAGCAGGCCGAGGACGGGCACGGGCGGCACGAGGGGCCTGACACCGTCGTAGTCTACGACCCTGCCGGGTTGCCGCCGGGGTGGCCGGATGTGGCGGCGGTGGTGCTGGTCGGGCGGGAGCGGTCATTGAAGGGGTTCGATACCAGCACGGCCCACTTCTACATCACCAGCCTGCGGGGGACGGCGGCGGAACTCGGGCGGCTGGTCCGGCGGCACTGGGCGGTGGAGGATGAGTTGCACTGGATGCTTGATGTGGCCTTCGGCGAGGACTCCAACCGGACGGCGGCGGGCCACGCCGGGGCGAACCTCGGGCTGGTCCGGCGAGTCGCCGCCTCGCTGTTGCAACAAGACCCCGATCGGGGAAGCATCAAGGCGAAGCGCCTGAGCGCCGCACTCGACGAGAGCTATCTCATGCGAGTCCTACGGGGTTTCCCGGCAAATTAG
- a CDS encoding recombinase family protein codes for MSDATRSPKLRPWHLDRAAFVYVRQSTPQQVLDHRESTDRQYALADRAVALGWPRDRVTTIDDDLGKSGQSIEGRPGFQRLLAEVALDNVGLILGLEMSRLARSNRDWHQLLELCARFRVLLADADAVYDPADHNDRLLLGLHGMLNEAELHVIKERMCQGRLNKARRGEPMGSPPLGYVRLASGEWAIDPDEQVQATVRLIFDRFDREGTLHGLLRYLVHHGVRIPIRPRHGPNRGGLEWRRPNRPTLSNVLHHPAYAGAYRFGHREVDPRRKRPGRPDTGKLVRRPEECLVLIRDRLPAYITWERFCDNQERLEANRARRDRPGAPRQGASLLAGLLRCGRCGRRMLVRYSGATGRYSYTCARGAADHAEPICQSLSGPALDGLVAGRVLAAVEPAALEASLAAVAEVERERSELARHWRLRLERAGCEADRAARQYQACEPENRLVGRELERRWEEALRAQRRLEDEHERWRGSAPGRLSPDDERTIRSLAGDLPAVWQATTTTPAERQRIARLLIDHVSVTVDKASERVDVTLHWSGGMTESHAMSRPVKRYDLLADYPRLVERLRGWRAERLSPAAMAERLNVEGFRPPKRAERFTRGMVQRLLWHLGLARTPFGSPAGLGRDEYRPSSLARRLGVSRDTVRRWVRVGWLTAHRDAQGHHVIWADGSELRRLRELRRLPRTWANKGRLAELTRPRPRPGR; via the coding sequence ATGAGTGACGCAACCCGCTCGCCCAAGCTCCGGCCCTGGCATCTCGACCGGGCGGCCTTCGTCTACGTCCGCCAATCCACACCCCAGCAGGTGCTCGACCACCGCGAGTCCACCGACCGGCAGTACGCCCTGGCCGACCGCGCCGTCGCCCTCGGGTGGCCACGGGACCGCGTCACCACGATCGACGACGACCTGGGCAAGAGCGGCCAGTCGATCGAGGGCCGGCCCGGGTTCCAGCGGCTGCTGGCCGAGGTGGCGCTCGACAACGTCGGGCTGATCCTCGGCCTGGAGATGAGCCGGCTGGCCCGGTCCAACCGCGACTGGCACCAGCTGCTCGAGCTCTGCGCCCGCTTCCGCGTGCTCCTGGCCGACGCCGACGCCGTCTACGACCCGGCCGACCACAACGACAGGCTCCTGCTGGGCCTGCACGGCATGTTGAACGAGGCAGAACTTCATGTCATCAAGGAGCGGATGTGCCAGGGCCGGCTCAACAAGGCCCGCCGGGGCGAGCCGATGGGCTCCCCGCCGCTGGGCTACGTACGCCTCGCCTCGGGCGAGTGGGCGATCGACCCCGACGAGCAGGTCCAGGCGACCGTGCGGCTGATCTTCGACCGGTTCGACCGCGAGGGTACCCTGCACGGCCTGCTCCGCTACCTGGTCCACCACGGGGTCCGCATCCCGATCCGACCCCGCCACGGCCCCAACCGCGGCGGGTTGGAGTGGCGGCGGCCGAACCGCCCGACGCTGTCGAACGTCCTGCACCACCCGGCCTACGCCGGTGCCTACCGGTTCGGCCACCGGGAGGTCGACCCGCGGCGCAAGCGGCCCGGGCGGCCCGACACCGGCAAGCTGGTCCGCCGCCCGGAGGAGTGCCTGGTGCTGATCCGCGACCGGCTGCCGGCCTACATCACCTGGGAGCGGTTCTGTGACAACCAGGAGCGGCTGGAGGCCAACCGGGCCCGCCGGGACCGCCCCGGCGCGCCGCGGCAGGGGGCCTCGCTGCTGGCCGGACTCCTGCGGTGCGGGCGGTGCGGCCGGCGGATGCTCGTGCGGTACTCGGGGGCGACGGGCCGGTACAGCTACACCTGTGCCCGCGGGGCGGCCGACCACGCCGAGCCGATCTGCCAGAGCCTCTCCGGGCCGGCGCTCGACGGGCTGGTCGCCGGCCGGGTCCTGGCGGCGGTGGAGCCGGCGGCGCTGGAGGCGAGCTTGGCGGCGGTGGCCGAGGTCGAGCGCGAGCGGTCCGAGCTGGCCCGGCACTGGCGGCTCCGCCTCGAACGCGCCGGCTGCGAGGCCGACCGCGCGGCCCGGCAGTACCAGGCCTGCGAGCCGGAGAATCGCCTGGTCGGCCGCGAGTTGGAGCGGCGCTGGGAGGAGGCGTTGAGGGCGCAGCGGCGCCTCGAGGACGAGCACGAGCGGTGGCGGGGGTCGGCCCCCGGTCGGCTCTCACCGGACGACGAGCGGACGATCCGGTCGCTGGCCGGCGACTTGCCGGCGGTGTGGCAGGCGACGACGACGACGCCCGCCGAGCGGCAGCGGATCGCCCGACTCCTGATTGACCACGTGTCCGTCACCGTGGACAAGGCGAGCGAGCGGGTCGATGTGACGCTCCACTGGTCCGGCGGCATGACCGAGTCGCACGCCATGTCCCGGCCGGTGAAGCGGTACGACCTCCTGGCCGACTACCCCCGACTGGTCGAGCGACTGCGGGGATGGCGCGCCGAGCGGCTCAGCCCGGCGGCGATGGCCGAGCGGCTCAACGTCGAGGGGTTCCGTCCCCCGAAGCGGGCCGAGCGGTTCACGCGGGGGATGGTGCAACGGCTGCTCTGGCACCTGGGGCTGGCCCGCACGCCCTTCGGCAGCCCGGCCGGCCTCGGCCGCGACGAATACCGGCCGTCGTCGCTGGCGCGTCGGCTGGGGGTGTCGCGAGACACGGTGCGGCGATGGGTGCGGGTCGGGTGGTTGACGGCGCATCGCGACGCCCAGGGCCACCACGTGATCTGGGCCGACGGGTCCGAGCTGCGGCGGCTGCGCGAGCTCCGCCGGCTGCCGCGGACGTGGGCGAACAAGGGGCGGCTTGCCGAACTGACCAGACCGAGGCCGCGCCCGGGACGGTAG
- a CDS encoding IS4 family transposase has protein sequence MHGRADGRLRQQVDSLRQQFLQQDGLPFADVLSTAGLEGALREVPSRWKDRIFTPLVTLGVFLAQVLNADRSCRAAVARLIAHRASQGLEPCSSETGAYCQARGRLPERFFAAVARLVGRNLDAQVDRQWLWKGRRVCLFDGSTVSMPDTEENRREYPLTYNQVPGTNFAPARIGAIISLSCGAILDLGICRYAGKGQGEVSLLRRLWDVLRPGDVLLGDRLMSGWVGMHLLKQRGVDTVSRLSAHRRADFRKGKRLGKDDHLVVWRKPSSIRSVDRETYNALPESFTVREVRVRVEQPGFRTRSIVVVTTILDPDQASKEELASLYRARWNNETCQADCTSSDRWCSTPGGGYDQRRRAA, from the coding sequence ATGCATGGCCGCGCCGATGGACGCCTTCGCCAACAGGTTGACTCCCTTCGCCAGCAGTTCCTCCAGCAGGACGGCCTCCCCTTCGCCGACGTCCTCTCGACGGCGGGACTCGAAGGGGCGCTCCGCGAGGTCCCCTCTCGCTGGAAGGACCGCATCTTCACGCCCCTGGTCACCCTCGGGGTCTTCCTCGCCCAGGTCCTCAACGCCGACCGATCCTGCCGCGCCGCCGTGGCCCGGCTGATCGCCCATCGCGCCTCGCAGGGGCTCGAGCCGTGCAGCTCGGAGACCGGCGCCTACTGCCAGGCGAGGGGCCGCCTGCCCGAGCGGTTCTTCGCCGCCGTGGCCCGCCTCGTCGGGCGCAACCTCGACGCGCAGGTCGATCGTCAGTGGCTGTGGAAGGGGCGCCGCGTCTGCCTCTTCGACGGCTCGACGGTCTCGATGCCCGACACCGAGGAGAACCGGCGCGAGTATCCGCTGACCTACAACCAGGTCCCCGGGACGAACTTCGCCCCCGCGCGCATCGGCGCGATCATCTCGCTCTCGTGCGGCGCGATCCTCGACCTGGGGATCTGCCGCTACGCCGGCAAGGGCCAGGGCGAGGTCAGCCTCCTGCGGCGGCTCTGGGACGTCCTTCGCCCCGGCGACGTGTTGCTGGGAGATCGCCTGATGTCGGGCTGGGTGGGCATGCACCTGCTGAAGCAGCGCGGGGTCGACACCGTCAGCCGCCTCTCGGCGCACCGCCGGGCCGACTTCCGCAAGGGCAAGCGCCTGGGCAAGGATGACCACCTGGTCGTCTGGAGGAAGCCGTCATCGATCCGGTCGGTGGACCGCGAGACCTACAACGCCTTGCCCGAGTCGTTCACCGTCCGCGAGGTCCGCGTCCGGGTGGAGCAGCCGGGGTTCCGGACGCGGTCGATCGTGGTCGTGACGACGATCCTGGACCCCGACCAGGCGAGCAAGGAGGAGCTGGCCTCGCTCTATCGGGCGCGATGGAACAACGAGACGTGCCAAGCAGACTGCACCTCAAGCGACCGGTGGTGCAGCACCCCCGGCGGCGGTTACGATCAGCGCCGCCGCGCTGCTTGA
- a CDS encoding helix-turn-helix transcriptional regulator, producing the protein MNALPTPEPVASDGASPRRLIGLKDAARLYSVSWRTFLRWADAGRVPWGFKIGGRRLWSLEELERHIREGCRPVSRVRR; encoded by the coding sequence ATGAACGCCCTGCCCACGCCCGAGCCGGTGGCGTCCGACGGAGCATCGCCCCGGCGGCTTATCGGCCTGAAGGACGCCGCGAGGCTCTACTCGGTCTCGTGGCGAACCTTCCTCCGGTGGGCCGACGCCGGCCGCGTCCCGTGGGGCTTCAAGATCGGCGGTCGCCGCCTCTGGAGCCTCGAGGAACTCGAGCGGCACATCCGCGAGGGATGCCGGCCGGTCTCCAGGGTGCGACGCTGA
- a CDS encoding MmgE/PrpD family protein gives MTVTRVRAYPSSRTPSREEQLAWKLAKVAAGGPRADADVEEMAVNRLIDNAGVACAALDRDAVASARRQAMSHPRPGGANVLGLPRSETVHAEWAAWANGTAVRELDMHDTFLAADYAHPADSIPPLLAVAQQCGRSGADLLKGIVASYEVHVALVKSICLHKHKVDHIAHLGPAQAAGLGAMLGLEVEEIYQAIQQAVHVCITSRQSRKGEISSWKAYAPAHSGKLAVEAVDRAMRGETSPSPIYEGEDSVIARFLDGPEAEYLVMLPEDDEPRRAILETYTKEHSAEYQAQALIDLAFDLRGKIPDRESIESIRIFTSHHTHHVIGTGSGDPQKFDPSASRETLDHSVMYIFAVALEDGAWHHVRSYAPERASRPETVRLWRKIETVEDPEWTSRYHDPDPARKAFGARVEIRMGRGETIIGELCVAHAHARGRRPFARPGYIDKYRGLVDGIVEPSEADRFLDACVRLPDLMPGELDRLTIEVPVDRLGPPGPHPEGIFSCSTHA, from the coding sequence ATGACAGTAACCCGAGTTCGCGCCTATCCCTCGTCCCGGACACCCTCCCGGGAGGAACAGCTCGCCTGGAAGCTCGCGAAGGTCGCGGCGGGCGGCCCGAGGGCGGACGCGGATGTCGAGGAGATGGCGGTCAACCGCCTCATCGATAACGCCGGTGTGGCGTGTGCCGCCCTCGATCGGGATGCCGTTGCATCTGCCAGGCGACAGGCGATGAGCCATCCGAGGCCTGGCGGTGCGAACGTCCTCGGGCTCCCGAGGTCGGAGACGGTGCATGCCGAGTGGGCGGCCTGGGCGAACGGGACTGCCGTGCGCGAGTTGGACATGCACGACACGTTCCTCGCCGCGGATTATGCGCACCCCGCGGACTCGATCCCCCCGCTGCTTGCCGTCGCCCAGCAATGCGGGCGATCCGGGGCCGACCTGCTGAAGGGGATCGTGGCGAGTTATGAGGTCCACGTCGCGCTGGTCAAGTCGATCTGCCTCCACAAGCACAAGGTCGACCACATCGCCCATCTCGGCCCCGCCCAGGCGGCGGGCCTTGGGGCGATGCTGGGCCTGGAGGTCGAGGAGATCTATCAGGCGATCCAGCAGGCGGTCCACGTCTGCATCACCTCCAGGCAGTCGCGCAAGGGGGAGATCTCCTCGTGGAAGGCCTATGCGCCGGCCCATTCCGGCAAGCTCGCCGTCGAGGCGGTCGACCGGGCGATGCGGGGGGAGACGAGCCCCTCGCCGATCTACGAGGGCGAAGACAGCGTGATCGCCCGGTTCCTGGACGGACCCGAGGCCGAATATCTCGTGATGCTGCCGGAGGACGACGAGCCGAGGAGGGCGATCCTCGAGACCTACACGAAGGAGCACTCGGCCGAGTATCAGGCCCAGGCGTTGATCGACCTGGCGTTCGACCTCCGCGGGAAGATCCCGGACCGCGAGTCGATCGAGTCGATCCGGATCTTCACCAGCCACCATACGCATCACGTGATCGGGACCGGTTCGGGCGACCCCCAGAAGTTCGACCCGTCGGCGTCACGCGAGACGCTCGATCATAGCGTGATGTACATCTTCGCCGTCGCCCTGGAGGACGGCGCATGGCACCACGTCAGGAGCTATGCCCCGGAGCGGGCCTCCCGGCCGGAGACGGTCCGACTCTGGCGGAAAATCGAGACGGTCGAGGATCCCGAATGGACCTCCCGTTACCACGACCCCGACCCGGCCCGGAAGGCCTTCGGTGCCCGGGTCGAGATCCGGATGGGCCGGGGGGAGACGATCATCGGGGAACTATGCGTCGCGCACGCCCACGCCCGAGGCCGTCGTCCATTCGCCCGGCCCGGCTATATCGACAAATATCGGGGCCTCGTCGACGGGATCGTCGAGCCCTCGGAAGCGGACCGATTCCTCGATGCCTGCGTCCGGCTCCCGGACCTGATGCCGGGAGAGCTGGACCGGCTGACGATCGAGGTGCCGGTCGACCGACTCGGCCCCCCCGGACCGCATCCCGAGGGCATCTTCTCATGCTCCACTCACGCCTGA